The DNA sequence aaaaaggaaaaagaaaagaaaaggaggaaagaaaggaaaacaaaacaaaaagaaaaggaaaaaaaatggtaaaagataaaaatgccCTTCGCTAGGCCGTTCGTGAAATTCTACTTTGTGTGTGGGGCCTCCTCCCACAACATTATTTCTTGGAAACACGTATACCGCAAATATGAATGGACTCACTTATTCATATCCGAAACATCGCATCGCGCAATCACACGCGGGTATAGTGGGTTCTAGCTCACTTGCCAATTTCTTTATTCTGAAAGACTATTGTGGCCTTCTAAttaataaagagacttgcactcttctttctatcctatgtgggattgaaaatgcagcttttgttttaacaaacaaacttcaacaggaTCAAATGAAACTCGACAAAGAAGTCTCGGTTGCCTCATCCAAAGCGCAGCTATATTTGGATCAGAATAGACCTGTCTAAAGCTCCTTTAAGCATAATAAATGGTCGACATTGCTGGATAAGAATGGACCAACCAACgaacagatttttttatttcggaATTTGATGTACATTTGAGTCCTCGTTTGAGTAATTGACCTAATGTTTTGCAATCGATGGAGTTAGAGATTTATGTAGACATTCCATAAATCTTTTGTCTCACCAACAAATGACTAATGCCGACATCTCTTGTCCATATATCCAGCGATATTTATTGACTTCGCTTTGCCGCTTGAGCGGTGAATGTACGATAATTCTTTACTCAATTAAGGCGTGGGTTATGATAATCTTATTCGTAAGACACTCTCAAGATTATGAAGCTTGGAGGTTAATCGAGCATTCAACGAGTCTGAGATATCCCATCAttagaaaagattaaaaaaaaaaataagtttcaTGTACCTGAATTCTACCTATCCAAACCAATTGAATTCCACGAATCTCAAACGAGTCTCAGCacgtaaaaaggaaagaaagagataaCAGTGGCACAATTATTGCATTTCCAATAGGACATAGGTAAAGACAAGACGTTaaagacaaagagaaaaaaaaaaaaaaggacataggTAAAGACAAGACGTTAaagacagagagaaaaaaaaaaggacataggTAAAGACAAGACGTTAAACATAACGAGGGAATCTGTCTtttaagctctttttttttctgtttgccGACGAAAAGAGCCCTCGAGTTAGCTAGCGTTGCTAAGCATTCGGCCTTTCAAATACCACAAATTATTGGGGCATAGGTTCAGACATATTTTTAATCGAAGCTGGAATACTTTGGACAGTGATCCGAGGTTCAGGCGATGTAGAACATCGGATTCGGGACTTTGAATGTGCGGTTCCCGACGTGAGTCCCCAGCAGATCGCTCCACTGGTCGCCCATGTTCCCCAGGATTCTGTAGCCCGCCTCTTCGAGCTCCTTCCTCTCCTTCGACTTGTACACCATTGCTGTCGTCCCAGATTCTGATGTTTGCCTGCATATGTCAACGTTTTTTGCTGTTTAGTTTTGGGTCGGGAGGGAGTGAATGGGAAGATCGTCGGGGGAGATGGAGGATGAGGGTGGTGCTTGCTTACTTGAGGATGAGCTTCTCCCAAGTGTAGTAGCCCACCTTCTTCATGTTGTAGACGGTGATGGACCTCAAGCTCTCGGACTTGCCGGAGATGAACACGATCTTGAACCCTAGTTTCAGCAGCCTCTTGTACAGATCCAGTATCGCTGGCACCGCCGGTGCTTTGCCCTCCAGTTCCCACTCCTTGAACGTCGTCTCGTTGTACTCCTTTGCCCTGTATCGTCGAACATCGTGAAAAAACACTAGCTGTTTTCATTTAGATCGTAACACTAGCTGTTTTTATTAAGTTACCCGAATGCATTGTCGGGGCGGGCATAGTAAGGGAGATTGGAGAGGGAGGTCTCGTCGATGTCGAAGACCCACACGTCCTTCCCGTCCTTCTTGAGCGTCAGCCCCTTGGCGTAGTCGTACGCTGCCCACGCTGCGGCGTTGCAGTCCTTGCGGTACTGGTGGCCGAGCATGTAGTGCCCGACGTAGCCCTCGCAGGACGAGGGGACCAGGTCCCAGTCCCGGATGTTGTCGGTCTCCACCGCCAGCCGCCAGCTCAGGCAGGAGACACCCGGGATGCGGTGGCCGCCGGAGCCAGCTTGTGTCCGGAGGGGGTGGATTCGGTCGGGCATTTGGCCGGCATAGGTCAACGATGTCGGCATTGTGATGGCGAGGATGAGGAGGATGAGGCTTGGGGGCTTCATTGTCATCTAACTTTAATCTTGCAGCTGAATTATTGAACAACTAGGGCTCTTGCCAATGACTTTGCATGCATGCACGAATTGGTGGTCCTCTAAATAGGCAATGTCCCTTCCCATTTTTGCAGGCAAAGTTCCCAAGCGCCACGTCCCGACAAATATCTCTAGGAAATAATCTTTTAATTGATCTATCTCTAGGATATTTCAAACGTGTTTCTTAGTGCCCAGTTAATCTTCATCGTATACATATAGATTAAAAAGATTATTTCACGAGAAATAGATAAATTATATTGCTTGATCTATAATAAAATGTTGTGTTGTTCTGTCTGTGGAGTAGGTTGCACTGACTGAATCGCGTAAATCCGACGTTCGAATTATTTTTcctattctatttattttgtcattttatcgttcatttttcgtaatattTACGACTCCCTATATGATGTGCGCTTATGTTAGAAAAAATCATGAATGAAGTGGTGTGGCGAAGGCGACGCATGATATTATTGAAACCATTTGGGGCTAAAACTACAAAAATTGTTAcataaaatgagaaatgaataGGACAGTTTTAAGACATAAataggaagaaggaaaatttcCTATGTAGTAGTTGTAAGAATATCCTCCAGAATATCCACTGTCCAAATGCTTTTAAATTTCACTATAGACATGTACTATCGTCTGGCTTTTTTAGATTAAAAAGGCATCTGCATTAGTGATCtgaattattaaataaaaaagtcgAGTAGTCCGGGCACTAACCACGTTTGTAACATTATATAAACCTGGAAGATATTTAATTAATGGAGGACCCTCTTCCCAACTTTTTTCTT is a window from the Rhodamnia argentea isolate NSW1041297 chromosome 8, ASM2092103v1, whole genome shotgun sequence genome containing:
- the LOC115731220 gene encoding acid phosphatase 1-like — its product is MTMKPPSLILLILAITMPTSLTYAGQMPDRIHPLRTQAGSGGHRIPGVSCLSWRLAVETDNIRDWDLVPSSCEGYVGHYMLGHQYRKDCNAAAWAAYDYAKGLTLKKDGKDVWVFDIDETSLSNLPYYARPDNAFGAKEYNETTFKEWELEGKAPAVPAILDLYKRLLKLGFKIVFISGKSESLRSITVYNMKKVGYYTWEKLILKQTSESGTTAMVYKSKERKELEEAGYRILGNMGDQWSDLLGTHVGNRTFKVPNPMFYIA